The following is a genomic window from Nitrospira sp..
TCTCAATGCGGCTCGTCAACGCCAGTTGCGCAGGCCGGCCGATCCGTGGAATGGCGGCCAGAAGCGACTGGATGGTGGCATCGAACCGGAGCGTCTGCGCTGTCATCAACGGAACCCCCGCCCGCTCCGCCGCCTCGACCATCGCGCGCGCGTCGCGATAGCTGGTCGCCAGCGGTTTTTCGATGAGCACCGGCTTCCCCGCCGCGACCGCTGCAAGACAGAGATCTTTATGAAGGACCGGCGGAACAACGAGGATCACCGCATCGACCAGCGGATCGGCAATCAGCTGCTCGGGCCGCCCATAGATCGCGATGCCCTCGCTTCCAGGCACGTCAAGCCCCTGCTCGGGATGTTGGCGGCAGACCGCCTGCAACCTGGCATCGGAAATATCATGAATCGCATGCCGGGCATAGCGCAGGCCATGGCGCCCGGCGCCGATCAAACCCAGGCCGATGGTTGACGGTAACAACATGTTCACTCCTCGCTCCGCACTGTAGACAGGATAGCTATTCCGGTCAATCCGTTCAGGAGGCGACCGTCCGTTGACATTCCCGCGAACGGTTCCCTATAGTCGCCATCTTGGTCGATTGAAAATAGCTGTTCTGAAATAGGGCTGGAAAGGGCTGCGCACCATGACCACGACACATTCGGCGCCGTTCACGTTAAATCAAATCGGAACAGGCATCGCCCGGTTTCCGAGCGGCGTGCCGATCCCAACCCATAGCGATGCGATGGTAGACCCGTACATCAAGACTCGCATGCCGAAAGAAGTGCAGGTCGAAACGATCCTCTTTTGGCCACAGCAGGAAAAAACTCTTTTCCCAAGTCTTGTGCTGCTGCACGACCGATGGGGATTGACCGGGCAAATCAAGGATCTTGGCGCCCGCCTGGCCTGTGAAGGCTACGTGGTGGTGATTCCCAATCTTTATGGCAGAATCGGCGGCATGGTCACCGCCAACGACGAAGTCGGCGAGGCCCTCATGGCGAAGATCGACGAGACGCTGGTGCTGCGGGACATCAATTCCTGCTGCGAATTCCTCAACACCAAAGATTTCACGAAACGGAACATCCATGGAGTGGTCGGCTATGGCATGGGAGCCTCGCTGGCGCTCCGCTTCGCGACCCAACGGAAGCGATTGCGCGCGACGGTGGCGTACTATGGAAAAATGTTCCAGCCTCGGGAGCTGATGAAAGACGCCGTCTCCCCGATCCTCTACCATCAAGCCGGGCGAGATACCTGGGCGACCGCGGACCATGCCGACCACTTGCGCGCCGCCGCCGCTGAATATGGTAAGAAAGTCGAGATCGCCACGTACCCCGATGCGCCGCATGCTTTTTGTAATGAAATGAGACCCGACTCCTATCGCGCGGATACCACCGCCACGGCCTGGGAACGCTCAGCTCTGTTTCTCAAAACCTGCTTCCAAGGAACCTAGCGGACATCCATCACTGTCGCATCCATTCCGATCTTGGTGAGCTATGAATCGATGCCTGAACATGGCAGGTCTTTTCCTCAGTCTGCTGACGGCAGCATCCGGTTATGCCGCAGACTCCTCCTCTGGGCCGGCGGAACTCTTGCCGGTCGTACAGGCGCAGGCCACGGCACTGGAAGCGGTATCGGATAACGCCGCGGCGGTGGCTCTCTTCGCAGCGAAAATTGGACCGGCCCTGGGACTCCATGACGTCGCCAGTACGCTCGCCGCAAAAAACATCCCTCCGAAAATCGCCAAAGAGCTGGGAGTCCAAGAACTGGCGGCCTCCGCCCAACGACTTGTCGCCGACTTAGCAGCCTGGCAAACGGCCGACCGTGTGATGCAGACCCTGAGTGAGCCCGCAAATCCCATTATCGCACCGGCGGCCACATCGGTGGCTTGGATCCAGACGGCGGCATCCATCCCTTCCCTCGCCCTCATGACGAAGGAATTCACGCAGACAGCCGAACCGAAAGCTGATGCCGCCGCAGCCGATCGCACAACACTTGCCCTGTCGGCGGGACGACTCGCGCTCGATGCGCAACAGCGGGCCATCGCGGAATGGTGGCACCTCAAAACCTGGAAAGATCGTGTGCGGACGGTGCGCGGGCGCAACAAGCTCTGCGGCACCTGGCAATGGATTATTCACAATCACCAGCAACATCATCAGGAGCAGAAGCTTGCCATACTCCTTCCTCCTCCAGGGGCTGACTATCCCCTGCCTCCAGGCCTGGTCGAGACCGTGGTGCTCGGTGAGAATGTCTATCTCCGTTGGGAAAGCAACGGTCAGATCCAGGAA
Proteins encoded in this region:
- a CDS encoding Putative Carboxymethylenebutenolidase (Evidence 3 : Putative function from multiple computational evidences; MaGe:77308423), whose translation is MTTTHSAPFTLNQIGTGIARFPSGVPIPTHSDAMVDPYIKTRMPKEVQVETILFWPQQEKTLFPSLVLLHDRWGLTGQIKDLGARLACEGYVVVIPNLYGRIGGMVTANDEVGEALMAKIDETLVLRDINSCCEFLNTKDFTKRNIHGVVGYGMGASLALRFATQRKRLRATVAYYGKMFQPRELMKDAVSPILYHQAGRDTWATADHADHLRAAAAEYGKKVEIATYPDAPHAFCNEMRPDSYRADTTATAWERSALFLKTCFQGT
- a CDS encoding Flagellar hook-associated protein flgK (MaGe:77308424), encoding MNRCLNMAGLFLSLLTAASGYAADSSSGPAELLPVVQAQATALEAVSDNAAAVALFAAKIGPALGLHDVASTLAAKNIPPKIAKELGVQELAASAQRLVADLAAWQTADRVMQTLSEPANPIIAPAATSVAWIQTAASIPSLALMTKEFTQTAEPKADAAAADRTTLALSAGRLALDAQQRAIAEWWHLKTWKDRVRTVRGRNKLCGTWQWIIHNHQQHHQEQKLAILLPPPGADYPLPPGLVETVVLGENVYLRWESNGQIQEDSLQFTKEGKGLEGTFVNSQGGWGSISGKRTSDCKP